A single Cryomorphaceae bacterium DNA region contains:
- a CDS encoding MFS transporter, producing MKNRSALTFLLSSNIVSGFAQGISVLAVPWYFADVLDQSSLFAVVYGLVTFLSLFWSLYAGTLIDRYSRKSLFLYANLIAGSLVALAAIYGFAYGAMPSWMILSVFGMTSLFFNIHYPALYAFGQEITDPKDYGRINSLFEIQNQATKVFSGATAAVLISGTVAYEAINVLGLNVELPFAIEAWDLHLIFAFDASTYFLAMLLISRIKYTPTEKKKVDRGRVLDRLQAGFRYFRKHPLVFKYGLFTHSLFAFVLVQILVVLPQYVNQWMSSGPDLFASGQAYYAVGALTAGFAIRRIFSRTNNIASVIILMLLAGSVFVYLSLGQVTLLFYTCLFLTGITNAGTRIIRVTFLFNQIPNHVIGRTNSVFTVINLIVRSVLIGVFSLPYFMGGPTVRYAYLFGGLFVAASAIPLLIDYKNLRALSIDSSGV from the coding sequence ATGAAAAACCGCTCGGCCCTGACTTTTCTCCTCAGCTCGAACATCGTTTCGGGCTTTGCCCAGGGCATTTCGGTTCTCGCCGTGCCGTGGTACTTTGCGGACGTCCTGGACCAGAGCAGCCTCTTCGCCGTTGTCTATGGCCTCGTCACCTTTTTAAGTCTATTCTGGAGCCTCTATGCAGGAACGCTCATTGATCGTTATTCGCGCAAATCACTCTTCCTATACGCCAATTTAATCGCTGGTTCATTAGTTGCCTTAGCGGCCATTTACGGTTTCGCCTACGGCGCGATGCCTTCTTGGATGATCCTGTCCGTCTTTGGCATGACCTCGCTCTTCTTCAACATCCACTACCCCGCCCTCTACGCCTTTGGGCAAGAGATTACTGACCCGAAAGACTACGGACGCATCAACAGTCTCTTCGAGATTCAGAATCAAGCAACCAAGGTCTTCAGCGGGGCAACAGCGGCCGTTTTGATCAGCGGGACCGTAGCTTACGAAGCCATCAATGTATTGGGGTTGAATGTGGAGCTACCCTTTGCCATTGAAGCTTGGGATCTACATTTAATCTTTGCCTTTGACGCCTCGACCTATTTCTTGGCCATGCTGCTGATCAGCCGGATCAAATACACTCCTACGGAAAAGAAAAAAGTCGACCGAGGAAGGGTCCTCGATCGACTCCAAGCGGGATTCCGCTATTTCCGTAAACATCCTTTGGTCTTCAAATATGGACTCTTCACACATTCGCTCTTCGCCTTCGTTCTGGTCCAAATCCTCGTCGTCCTCCCTCAGTACGTCAACCAATGGATGTCTTCCGGACCCGACCTGTTCGCGAGTGGACAGGCGTACTACGCTGTCGGCGCGCTCACGGCCGGATTCGCCATTCGGCGAATATTTTCCCGAACTAACAACATCGCCTCGGTCATCATCCTGATGCTCTTGGCGGGCTCGGTCTTTGTCTACTTGAGTCTCGGCCAGGTGACCCTGCTCTTCTACACCTGCCTATTCCTTACAGGTATCACCAATGCCGGTACTCGAATCATTCGCGTGACCTTTCTCTTCAACCAAATCCCTAACCACGTGATCGGTCGCACGAATAGTGTTTTTACGGTAATCAATTTAATTGTGCGCTCGGTGCTTATCGGAGTCTTCAGCCTACCCTATTTCATGGGTGGACCTACGGTCCGATACGCGTATTTGTTTGGAGGACTGTTCGTCGCCGCATCGGCTATACCGCTGCTGATCGACTACAAAAACCTACGCGCACTTAGTATCGACTCGTCAGGCGTTTAA
- a CDS encoding T9SS type A sorting domain-containing protein has translation MKKLYTFLLAGLLFGGSAIAQPYNVTFQVDMTGQTVDPNGPHIAGNFQAAAGFPGDWDPAATSLTLVSGTIYEVSVSLPAGNYEFKYINGNAWGSDEAPPAVAGIQPSNGNYNRFVSVVSDTTLPAVVYGAGAPVGMVAWRQMVDMNMQTPSANGIHVAGNFQAAAGAPGDWDPSTTELFDVLGDGVYQGIFYVPAGTYQYKYINGDAWSDNESVPSACEVGGNREIVLAGDTVGGPLCFGMCTACPAAPLPQYSMTIQVDLSASCLLDIAAGDSVDVAGTFNGWGGTRTWALDPDGDGIYETTVMADSGEVKYKARIIKPGSDNWEGGGDKIVDLSSDTTLDVRCFGADVYGACAPKPANGPVTFRVDMSNEVLQSGGVWIMGDFTEPNWQDGALQLSPTPTNPAVFELVLNDFCPGSAQYKFVNGTPNATGTVEEDYDFAQDGCGVVNGSFPDNRIATRTDDQMHIFQHVFNSCTELSISVDEFSKESLTIMPNPMSEGAVIALPTEGQFDVVMVDVTGRIVRNMNGVNGNVSIERGNLVSGIYFLNVVNEAGSVNTSKLIVQ, from the coding sequence ATGAAAAAGCTCTACACTTTTCTGTTGGCAGGTTTGTTGTTCGGGGGGTCTGCCATTGCGCAGCCGTACAATGTGACCTTCCAAGTCGACATGACCGGACAGACTGTGGATCCAAATGGACCACATATTGCCGGTAACTTTCAAGCAGCCGCCGGTTTTCCAGGAGACTGGGATCCTGCCGCTACTTCATTGACCTTGGTTTCTGGTACCATCTACGAAGTATCTGTTTCGTTGCCAGCTGGAAACTACGAGTTCAAGTACATCAACGGTAACGCGTGGGGTAGCGATGAGGCTCCACCCGCTGTTGCTGGTATTCAGCCAAGCAACGGTAACTACAATCGTTTCGTTTCAGTCGTAAGCGACACCACACTTCCAGCCGTAGTATATGGAGCAGGAGCTCCGGTCGGCATGGTTGCTTGGCGTCAAATGGTGGACATGAACATGCAAACCCCAAGTGCAAACGGAATCCACGTTGCGGGTAACTTCCAAGCTGCGGCTGGAGCACCAGGAGACTGGGACCCTTCAACAACCGAGCTGTTTGACGTATTGGGTGACGGAGTTTACCAAGGTATCTTCTACGTACCTGCTGGAACCTACCAGTACAAGTACATCAACGGAGACGCTTGGTCAGACAATGAAAGCGTTCCTTCTGCTTGTGAAGTAGGTGGAAACCGCGAAATCGTATTGGCCGGGGACACTGTGGGGGGACCACTTTGCTTCGGTATGTGTACGGCTTGTCCAGCAGCTCCGCTTCCACAATACAGCATGACCATTCAAGTAGATTTGAGTGCGAGCTGTTTGTTGGATATTGCTGCCGGTGACTCTGTTGACGTTGCAGGTACCTTCAACGGATGGGGAGGAACACGTACTTGGGCATTGGATCCAGATGGAGACGGAATCTACGAGACTACTGTAATGGCAGACTCTGGTGAAGTTAAGTACAAAGCTCGTATCATCAAGCCTGGTAGTGATAACTGGGAAGGCGGTGGCGACAAAATTGTCGACCTGTCTAGTGATACTACTTTGGATGTGCGCTGCTTCGGTGCTGATGTTTACGGTGCTTGTGCACCTAAACCAGCGAACGGTCCAGTTACTTTCCGCGTAGACATGAGCAATGAAGTATTGCAGTCTGGTGGTGTATGGATCATGGGAGACTTCACCGAGCCTAACTGGCAAGATGGAGCGCTTCAATTGAGCCCAACCCCAACAAACCCAGCAGTCTTCGAATTGGTATTGAACGACTTCTGCCCAGGATCTGCGCAGTACAAGTTCGTGAACGGTACACCAAATGCGACCGGAACAGTTGAAGAAGATTACGACTTTGCACAAGACGGATGTGGTGTGGTCAACGGATCATTCCCAGACAACCGGATTGCAACGCGTACGGACGATCAAATGCACATCTTCCAGCACGTATTCAACAGCTGTACAGAGTTGAGCATCAGCGTTGATGAATTCAGCAAAGAGTCTTTGACTATTATGCCGAACCCAATGTCTGAAGGAGCTGTAATTGCTCTTCCAACAGAAGGACAGTTTGACGTTGTTATGGTTGACGTAACCGGCCGCATTGTTCGCAACATGAACGGCGTGAACGGAAACGTGAGCATCGAGCGCGGAAACCTCGTTTCGGGAATCTACTTCTTGAACGTTGTAAACGAGGCTGGATCAGTGAACACTTCTAAACTGATCGTTCAGTAA
- a CDS encoding Rne/Rng family ribonuclease, translated as MSTELIIDSSNGSDVQIALLKDGRLHELQKEVEGRQFQVGDIYLGKVKKTVPGLNAAFVDVGYEKDAFLHYHDLGPQVKSLLKYQKRTTTGRQKWALENFEREKDINKNGKIDEVLKKGMDVLVQVAKEPISTKGPRISSEISIAGRYLVLMPFSDRISVSSKIPDKEERNRLRRLIESIRPKGFGVIIRTVATGKKVADLHQDMNDLVKRWKNMHRLLPRKKAPYRILTEMDRATAILRDIFNETFTSIVVDDEELFNDVKEYIGTIAPDKENIVKLYQGRIPSFEHFGIERQIKAAFGRSVSMSKGAYLIVEHTEALHVVDVNSGNRSNSKENQEQNALEVNLIAAKEIARQLRLRDMGGIIVVDFIDMQKKENRQALYKGLKEAMDEDRAKHKILPPSRFGLVEITRQRVRPEMNIKTREEDPDGGGEVEAPILIIDKMEATLEALMNKGEKVHELHTHPFIAAYLNTGWRSMRKKWNATYKMKFKVIPRDAYKYLEFHLFDKNGEELNA; from the coding sequence GTGAGTACCGAACTGATCATTGATAGCAGTAACGGTTCCGATGTACAAATTGCGTTGCTTAAAGACGGACGTCTGCACGAATTGCAGAAAGAAGTAGAAGGACGCCAATTTCAGGTAGGGGACATCTACCTCGGAAAAGTAAAGAAAACAGTTCCCGGTCTCAACGCCGCATTCGTTGATGTAGGCTACGAGAAAGATGCCTTCCTCCACTACCACGACCTAGGTCCTCAGGTCAAGTCCCTTTTGAAGTATCAAAAGAGAACGACAACTGGACGTCAAAAGTGGGCGCTTGAAAATTTCGAGCGGGAGAAGGATATCAATAAAAACGGGAAAATAGATGAGGTCCTCAAGAAGGGGATGGACGTCTTGGTCCAAGTGGCCAAAGAGCCCATCTCCACGAAAGGTCCACGTATCAGCTCTGAGATTTCGATCGCAGGCCGATACTTGGTACTGATGCCTTTCTCAGATCGCATCTCAGTTTCTTCCAAAATTCCGGACAAAGAAGAACGGAACCGACTTCGCCGATTGATTGAATCCATTCGCCCGAAGGGTTTTGGAGTCATCATTCGTACCGTGGCTACCGGGAAAAAAGTAGCCGACCTTCACCAGGATATGAATGACTTGGTGAAGAGGTGGAAGAATATGCACCGACTCTTGCCTCGCAAGAAAGCGCCGTACCGTATCCTGACCGAAATGGATCGTGCGACAGCTATTCTCCGGGACATCTTTAACGAAACGTTCACCAGCATCGTCGTTGACGATGAAGAGCTGTTCAACGACGTGAAAGAGTACATCGGAACGATTGCTCCCGACAAGGAGAATATCGTGAAGCTGTACCAAGGACGCATTCCGTCCTTCGAACACTTCGGAATTGAACGGCAGATCAAGGCCGCCTTTGGCCGGAGCGTTTCCATGAGCAAGGGAGCCTATTTGATTGTGGAGCACACGGAAGCCCTTCACGTGGTGGATGTGAACTCTGGAAACCGCAGCAACAGTAAGGAGAACCAAGAGCAGAACGCGCTTGAGGTGAACCTGATCGCGGCCAAGGAGATTGCCCGACAATTGCGCCTGCGCGATATGGGTGGTATCATCGTTGTCGACTTCATCGATATGCAGAAGAAGGAGAACCGTCAGGCCTTGTACAAAGGCTTGAAGGAAGCGATGGACGAAGATCGCGCCAAACACAAGATCTTGCCTCCGAGTCGATTTGGGCTGGTCGAGATCACTCGTCAGCGCGTGCGCCCAGAAATGAACATCAAAACCCGAGAGGAAGATCCAGACGGTGGAGGAGAGGTGGAAGCCCCAATCCTGATCATCGATAAGATGGAAGCGACTTTAGAAGCTTTGATGAACAAGGGTGAGAAGGTTCACGAATTGCATACCCATCCCTTTATAGCGGCTTATCTCAACACCGGTTGGAGAAGCATGCGCAAGAAGTGGAATGCGACGTATAAAATGAAATTCAAGGTGATTCCCCGAGACGCCTATAAGTATCTCGAGTTTCATCTTTTCGATAAGAACGGCGAAGAGTTAAACGCCTGA
- a CDS encoding integration host factor subunit beta, whose product MTKADIVANIADKTGLEKLEVQATVEAFMDEVKGSLEDGENVYLRGFGSFIVKERAEKTGRNISKNTTIIIPAHNIPAFKPSKTFVEGVKNKVRVAK is encoded by the coding sequence ATGACCAAGGCGGATATCGTGGCCAATATAGCGGACAAGACAGGATTAGAAAAGTTGGAAGTACAAGCCACTGTAGAAGCGTTCATGGATGAAGTAAAAGGTTCTTTGGAAGATGGCGAGAACGTTTACCTCCGTGGATTTGGAAGCTTTATCGTGAAAGAGCGCGCTGAGAAGACTGGCCGCAACATTTCAAAAAATACCACCATCATCATTCCAGCACACAATATTCCTGCTTTCAAACCAAGCAAGACTTTTGTTGAAGGAGTGAAAAACAAAGTTCGCGTAGCGAAATGA
- a CDS encoding formate--tetrahydrofolate ligase yields the protein MKSDLEIAQENEMRPLAEVASEIGVNAEDLEFYGPTKAKIPLKYLDPDPSHFGKLILVTAMTPTPAGEGKTTVSIGLAEGMNRIKKKTTVVLREPSLGPVFGIKGGAAGGGYSQVVPMEEINLHFTGDFAAITGANNLLAAMIDNHLHYGHEPLIDARRILWKRVTDMNDRSLREITVGLGGPTNGFPRTGGFDITPASEIMAILCLSENFADLKERLGNILVGFTRKLEPVYARDIRAVGAMALLLRDAIKPNLVQTLEGNPAILHGGPFANIAQGTNSVIATKMGLSLSDYVVTEAGFASDLGAEKFFDIKCGYSGLKPSASVVVATVQALHYHGGVALDQLKETNVEAVRKGFQNLLAHLEIVRKYHIEPVVAINAFHTDDPEEHALIQELCAQHGVKAVVSEGFAKGSEGTEALARAVVEAVNGVRKGSFKTLYSWDLTVKEKIEKVAQEIYGASEVEFDSNAERDLRRIARLGLDGLPVCIAKTQKSLSDNEKLKNRPKNHILHVRGIEIAAGAGFVIPITGTIMRMPGLPKEPAAYHMDVDDHGRISGLS from the coding sequence ATGAAGTCAGATCTCGAGATCGCACAGGAAAATGAAATGCGCCCGTTGGCGGAAGTGGCCTCTGAAATTGGCGTGAACGCCGAGGACCTCGAGTTCTATGGGCCAACCAAGGCCAAAATCCCACTCAAATACCTCGATCCAGATCCGAGTCATTTCGGAAAGCTCATCCTCGTTACGGCGATGACCCCTACTCCTGCGGGTGAAGGGAAAACAACGGTTTCCATCGGACTGGCCGAGGGTATGAACCGAATCAAGAAGAAAACGACTGTGGTTCTTCGCGAACCGAGTCTTGGTCCAGTGTTCGGAATCAAAGGAGGTGCTGCCGGTGGAGGTTATAGCCAGGTGGTCCCCATGGAAGAAATCAACCTCCACTTTACGGGCGACTTCGCAGCGATCACAGGCGCCAACAACCTCTTGGCCGCCATGATTGACAATCATCTGCACTATGGGCACGAGCCCTTGATTGACGCTCGGCGCATTCTGTGGAAGCGGGTGACGGACATGAATGATCGCTCACTTCGCGAGATCACGGTAGGTTTGGGCGGACCCACAAATGGATTCCCGAGAACGGGTGGCTTCGATATCACCCCCGCCTCTGAGATTATGGCCATTTTATGCCTGAGCGAGAACTTCGCAGACTTAAAGGAGCGCCTAGGAAATATATTGGTCGGTTTCACGAGGAAGCTTGAACCGGTCTATGCGCGTGATATTCGCGCCGTAGGCGCCATGGCTTTACTTCTTCGAGATGCGATTAAACCGAATCTCGTTCAAACACTCGAAGGAAACCCCGCAATACTGCACGGAGGTCCCTTTGCCAATATTGCGCAAGGCACCAATTCCGTCATCGCGACCAAGATGGGTTTGAGCTTATCGGACTACGTGGTGACAGAAGCCGGGTTTGCCAGTGATTTGGGTGCCGAGAAATTCTTCGATATCAAGTGTGGATACTCGGGCTTGAAGCCCAGCGCATCGGTAGTGGTCGCGACGGTACAAGCACTCCATTACCACGGAGGTGTAGCCTTGGATCAATTGAAAGAAACCAATGTAGAAGCGGTCCGAAAGGGCTTCCAAAACCTCTTGGCGCACCTCGAAATCGTTCGTAAATACCACATCGAACCGGTGGTCGCCATCAACGCTTTTCATACCGATGACCCTGAAGAGCATGCTTTGATTCAGGAACTCTGTGCACAACACGGTGTCAAAGCGGTGGTGAGCGAGGGGTTTGCCAAAGGCAGTGAGGGTACGGAAGCCCTAGCACGTGCTGTAGTGGAAGCCGTGAACGGAGTGCGCAAAGGGAGCTTCAAGACCCTGTACTCCTGGGATCTTACGGTGAAAGAGAAGATTGAAAAGGTCGCTCAAGAAATCTATGGAGCTTCGGAAGTCGAATTTGATTCCAATGCGGAACGGGACTTGCGTCGCATCGCCCGCCTAGGATTGGATGGACTACCGGTGTGCATCGCCAAAACGCAGAAGAGTCTATCGGACAATGAGAAGCTGAAGAACCGCCCGAAAAACCACATTCTACATGTGCGCGGGATTGAGATCGCGGCGGGTGCGGGATTTGTGATTCCGATCACCGGGACCATTATGCGGATGCCCGGACTTCCGAAAGAACCGGCAGCCTACCACATGGACGTCGACGATCACGGACGGATTAGTGGTCTGAGTTGA
- a CDS encoding tetratricopeptide repeat protein, with protein MRKTGPIILISVGVVLTVLLYLAPRTALNETTPEVTQTSSVDELIDEAIEKVRGDAPMEGIMSLRQIAEEHPNNPKAQFYLGLFSIQSGQYEKAVERFRKVVELDPNNVDAYRFLGDSHRSLGDTLETRAAYGAYLELSTDEEAKAEVQALLDQWSN; from the coding sequence ATGAGAAAAACCGGACCGATCATATTGATCTCGGTCGGTGTTGTTCTCACCGTTCTTTTATATCTAGCGCCTAGAACAGCGCTAAATGAAACCACACCGGAAGTCACACAGACTTCTAGTGTAGATGAGTTAATCGACGAAGCCATTGAGAAAGTTCGTGGTGATGCCCCCATGGAAGGGATCATGAGCCTCCGCCAAATCGCAGAGGAACACCCGAATAACCCAAAAGCACAGTTTTACCTTGGATTGTTTAGTATTCAATCAGGTCAGTATGAAAAAGCTGTGGAGCGGTTCAGAAAGGTCGTCGAATTAGATCCAAACAACGTGGATGCCTACCGTTTCTTAGGGGATTCACACCGCAGTTTGGGCGACACGTTGGAAACCCGAGCGGCCTATGGGGCTTACCTTGAGTTGAGTACCGACGAAGAAGCCAAAGCTGAAGTGCAGGCGTTGCTGGATCAATGGAGTAATTAA
- a CDS encoding RecX family transcriptional regulator, which yields MSTSESSSSSFAEVRGDLERFCAYQERAQFEVEQRLQKYDLDAEQSDELMVHLISNGFLNEERFARSFARGKFRSNKWGRYKIRQALKLKRVSEVCINAGLSEIDDEEYYRVLTDLLERKAASVKDKNAFTRNRKIANYALQKGFESDLVWDILNSDH from the coding sequence ATGTCAACATCAGAATCCTCATCAAGTTCTTTTGCTGAAGTCCGCGGTGACTTAGAGCGCTTTTGTGCGTATCAAGAGCGCGCCCAGTTTGAGGTGGAACAGCGCCTTCAGAAGTACGATCTAGATGCGGAACAATCGGATGAATTGATGGTGCACCTGATTTCGAACGGCTTTTTGAATGAGGAGCGCTTTGCACGTTCCTTTGCACGGGGGAAGTTCAGGTCCAATAAATGGGGACGATACAAAATCCGGCAGGCTCTGAAGCTCAAACGCGTATCCGAGGTCTGCATCAATGCTGGCCTTTCGGAAATTGATGATGAGGAGTACTATCGAGTACTCACCGATCTACTGGAGCGCAAAGCGGCCAGTGTCAAAGACAAGAACGCCTTTACGCGAAATCGGAAAATCGCCAACTACGCGCTTCAGAAGGGATTTGAATCAGACCTGGTCTGGGACATTCTCAACTCAGACCACTAA